CCGCTCGGCGGACACCGCGAAGGGGTCGAAGCAGGTCTCCGTGGAGGGAAAGCCCCTCTGCCTCAAGGACTCGAACTTCTCCACCAGCACGGGGGACGAAGCCGGTACCGCGGGCGGCGTGGCTTCAGGGAAGACGAAGGGCCAGGCCGAGTTCGTCAACTACTCGTTCGACGTCTGCATCGAGGGAAAGAACGTGCCGCGAGCGTTCGACCTCATGCTCCACAACGACAAGAACACGCCGCCGTTTCCGCTCATGCAGCCGCCCGTCGTCGCTCCGCACGAGGACGATGAGGCGCTCCCATGTCCCTGCTGTGGAGAGCCACAGACCTGACCGGGGAGCGTTCAGCGCATGGCCCAGGACGCGCCCGCCAAGGCAACCACCACGGTCTTCTCGGATGACGAGCCGCCCATCCACGGGATGCGCGTTGGCTGGGTCGCGGGTGTGGACGCGGACGGCTCGGTCCGAATCGATTTCCCCGCCAACAAACACGGGCCGCTGCTCGCGCGCACCACCGTCCCGCTCGAGCCCGAGCAATGGCAACAGGCCGCGCGTGAACGAAGGGAGGTAACGCTCTTTTTCGATGACGGCAGGCCCTCCCGCCCTGTCCTCACGGGCCTGCTCCAGCCAATGCCTCCCACGCCCCTGCTCGACGCGATGCTGGCGCAGCGGCTCCCCATGGCCTCCCGGGAGGCCCAGGTGGACGGCCGGCGGGTCCTGCTGGAAGGACGTGACGAGGTGGTGCTGCGGTGTGGCAAAGCCACCCTCATCCTCCGCGCGGATGGACGCGTCATCCTTCGTGGCGTGGAGGTTCTCACCGAGGCGGAGGGCGTCCACCGCATCCGCGGCGGGAAGGTGAAGATCAACTGAGGCTAGACGCTAGAACTCCAGCGCCTCTGGCAATGGCGCAGACGGGGCTCGGAAAGCCTCCGCGGGCATGAAGGGCAGACGCGGACGCGCGGGGATTCCCCACAGCTCCGCCAACCGGACCAGCGCGAGTCCCTCCACGAAAATGGAGGCCTCCGTCTGCGCGAAATACGCATCGAGCGCGTCCTGGCGCCGGTCGGCTTCGATGCCCTCCTCCCACTCCCGGGTGAGCGCCGACAAGGCCGCCCAGAAGGCGTCCGCATCCTCGCGCATGAGCGCGGACAGGACATCGAAGCGAGTGGAGGGCTCCTCCAGGCAACGCTCGAAGGCCGCCAGCCGGACCGCATCCTGCCGCCGCTCCAACAGCGGACCGGAGAGCAGGTCGAAGTAGCGGAAGTCTTCTTCGGGCTCCATCTTCGGGGCCCAGGGCGTGTCCAGCTTCGCGCCCATGTCTCTCGCCAAAGTCAGTTGGTTGAGCGCGAGTGCATCCAGCAGCGGCGACGCCCGGGACTTGCAGAGGTAGTACGTGTCCAGTCCGGGCTGAGTGGCGCGCTGGTCCAGCAGCCACGTGTAGAGGAGCGCGCTTTGATGGAGCGCGTGCTGGAAACCATCCGCGTCCAGGTCGATGAGCAGCAGGCCACAGCCGAGCTGACGGGACCGGGCGCAGACATCCAAGACAGTGGCCGCGTCTGGCCCTTCCTCGCGCAACCGCGACAGGCCGTCTTGGATTTCCTCCTCGAGGTTCCCCAGCGTGATGTCCAGTTCGAGCGTTCCCATGTTGGCTCCTAGAACAAAGGCTCGCCCATGGCGGCGACGCTGATACCCGTGCAGTCGGCGGCCCTGAGCTTCTCCAACAAGTCGGAGCGAATGAGGATGCGATTCTTCAACTCCCCCAGACGGAAGAACATGGCGTCTTTCGGAACCTTGTCCTCCAGCACATGCAGCTTGCTGAGACTGGTGCTCACCACCTTCCGCTTGTTCGGGTAGAGGCCGTACTCGGAGCGGTCCCAGTCGAAGCAGTCGAAGCTCTGAAGGGCGTTTGCGATGAAGTAAGGCTCCGGGACCTTCTTACGCTTGCGGTCCTTGAGGGTGAAGGGCAGGTACTCCACCTGCTCGGGACCAAGCCCCGCCTGCTCCATGATGCCCTTTGCCTTCTCGGAGACCAGCACCGCCTTGTGAATGTTGTCGACGAAGTCGGTGATCATGTCGCCACGCTTGTTCGACAGTGAGAGGGAGATCTTGGGAGGGTACTTGTCTCCCAACATCATGCATTCACTCAGCATCCAATAGTCTTCGAAGGCATCATCAAGGTTCTCAACCGTGCCAACACGACGGTCGTCGCTGACAACAAAGATGAAGTACTCATGACGTGCCATGTCCTGACCTTATCCCCTCATCCAGTGATTACCCGGCCGATCTGTCTGCCCGGCCGCATGGCCTTGATTTGCCTGAGAATTTGATTGGAAATGAAATCAAGGTCCACCACCACTTCGTCCACGTCCTCACAGGCCTGAGTCGTGATGGCTTTATCGAGCTTCAGCTTCACGTCCTTCAACATGTCCTTCATCGAACTGGAATAGGCCACGTGTTCCTTCATGTCCCAGGGACAGTGTGCTGGCAGCTCGACAATCTTCGAAACGGAGATCTCCTGTGGCAACAGGACCATGTTGTCCTGTCCGTTGATATTCCACTTTGAGCTACACAGGATGTCGACGCGGCGCTTCGTCTTGTCGTCGTTGCCGCAGACGTATTCCTGAAGGGCGCCCTGGGGAATCAGGTGGTGGTAGTTGTGGTGGTAGGGGTACCAGGCGCCGTATCCGCCAGCGGCCCCGTTCTTCACCGCGAAGGTCGGCTGCTGCCTCTGCATGTGCTTTCTGGGAACATGCTCCACCGGGAGTATGTAGCCGTAGTGCCAGCCCTCTTTGTTGAGGCTCAGCCATTTGATGGACCCACCAAAGCGGCCCTCGAAGCGTTTACGGAAGGCCTCCCGCCATTCACTCGGCTTCTGGATACTTCGCGCCTTGGCCCCCACTTCCTTCGAAATCATGGAGGTGAGGATGAGGTCCCCGCGACGGCGCCTGTCACCCGAGACATCCAGGACGTAGCCCAATGCCAGGGCATTCTGGCGGTGGTCCTTGTTGTACATGTCCTGACGCAAGGCACTGACCTGGTAGCCATTCATCGCGTAGTGGCAGGCCGACGTCCCGTACCCAGGTGCATGGCGCCAGATACACCCGGTCGTATCGTCCTGGTGGTAGTCCACCTTGAAGTCCCAAGAGACGTGCTTCTTCCTTCCCATGATGAGACCTCCCGTGGGCCTCAAGCCCGGGAGAGTCGCGCCGCCGCGAACTCTCCAGAGTCGGAACTGGACCAGACGAGCGCCTGCTCGCCATGAGCATATCCCCGGGCGAAGCCCTGAAGACTGGCACACATGGAAATGAGTCCACCGGCAGCCCCGGTGTCGCCCAGACACTCCGCGGGAGCGTGAATGTGGGCCCCCGCCACCGGGTGGGTCTCCTGGAGCAGGGCCTGCGCGGAGCCCCACTCCAAGGCGCGCGCGTGCTCTCCATTGACGTCACAATAGATGTCTCCCACGAGGGAAGACCCCTCGGGCCAGACTTGACGGATGACCCGCGCCAGTGCGCGCCCGGACTCGACGCCTCTGCGCACGTCCCCTTCCATCCGCGCAACCCCCACCGCGGCCAGCGAGCCCAACAAGGTCGCTCCACGTCGAGCAGCCTCGGCGTGCGACTCCACCAGCACCGCGACGGCCGCCTCCCCCGGCATCAAGCCCATGGGAGACTCCGGTGTCTTCAGCCGCCTTCGGTCTGCAAGCCACTGGAGCGAATCCGCGTCCACCAGGCTGTCGACCCCCAGCACCACGGCACGTTGAAACCGCCGCTCCTGGAGATGCTGGGACACCTGATGGAGCGCGAGCAACCCCGCGGCATGCCCCGCGTGCAGCACCGACACGTTCTGCATGGGGAGGGACAGCCCGCAGTGCGCCAACAACCGCGAGGGGAGTTTCTCGACGATGAGCTCGTCCTGGAAATCGAAGTCATCCCGACGCGTCGGAGACAGGCAGAGCAGCAGGGCCGTCTGCCGAAAGAAAGCAGCATCGCTCGCGGAAAGCCCCGTTGACTGAAGCAAGTCCTCCAACGCGAAGGCGCCCAACTTGAGGAGCCGAGCCATCCCCGTGAAGCCATCCAGCAGCCCTCGCAGAGGGTGGCCCGTGGGCACGACCTCACCGGGCGCGTCTCTCCGGAGAATCGAAAACGGTAACGGGCGGGGCCGGACGATACGCGCCCGGAGGGCGGCACAGGACTCAACGGCGCCATGGCCAATGGCACTCACCATCCCCGTTCCGGTGACGACGAGCCCACTCGATGCCGGTGCGCGGGACTCTCTCCGAATCATGCGCTCGGCGCGCGGTGCGGCGGAGGAGGACGTCCCACCTCGCATCAACTCCCGAAATGGGCCCGCCGGAACCCGCCCCAGGTCGCCCCGCAGGTTCGCCACCTCTCGCAGTTGCTGAGCCACGAGGAGCCCGGTGTCGAGCTGGCATCGCCCGCCCGTGCGAATCGCCAATTCCAGGGCCAGCACGGGCCGGCGGCGCATGGAGCCGTGGTCGAGAAGCTCGACCAGCCGCTCAGGACTCCATGGGACACCGCTCAGGTAACGCTCGGCAGGATTGAAGCGGCCGCGCGCGGTCTTCCACCACGCTTCGATGCGTACCGCATCCGGCACGGGCAGGTCCCCCTCCGTATCCTCATCAGAAGGGACGCTGTACCCCTGAGCCACTGGGAGCCCCGTGATGGCTGCGAACGCCTCGCCTGCCAACGGCCCCAAGGCGTTGTCGCGCAGCCAAGGCAGCAGCGCCTCCGCGCCCTCGCGTCTTCCACTGAAGCCCAGCGCCCAGAGGGCATCGCGACGTCGGCCAGGGTCGTCGAGCCCCTTCAGCAATGGCGCGAGTTCCTCCCCGGACGTCCCCAAAGCCCAGACGACCGCCGCGAGCCTCCAGGACTCCGTGGGGCGGGCAATCGCCTGTTCATACGCGGACCACGCCTCGGGAAGCCCGAGGACCAGCCCCACCTCCTGAGCCACGTCACGCACCGAGGGCAATTCCGAACGCAGCGCCTGCCGCACCAAAGCCTGGTCCACGTGGGCAGGAAAGTGGCGGGCCGCACGCAAGGCGGCGCAAGCCAGTTCCGGAGTTCCCTCGGACACGAGCATGCCCAGATTCACGGGAGGTGGGTGCCCCCGAGCCACGAGGACATCCAGGAGCGCGGCTCGCGCGAAAGCACTGGCGCGCTCAAACGCGGCCAACAGTCGCGGCTCCAAACCGGGGCGACCCGAAAAGCGGAGTGCGTCTCGAAGCCCCTCGCGCTGGGCGGGCTCCCCCTCCAGCAAGACGTCCAGGATGGACGCGCTCCAATCCGCGTCCATGCCGAGAAGCGCGAGCCCGGCCACGAAGGACTCCTCGCGGCTTTCCGCGGACAGCCTTGGAAGCAACAG
This genomic window from Myxococcus hansupus contains:
- a CDS encoding DUF4150 domain-containing protein, encoding MGKNFVGVNKLSIVNADSGGVTVAFPDVCKTPSPAGPVPIPYPNIARSADTAKGSKQVSVEGKPLCLKDSNFSTSTGDEAGTAGGVASGKTKGQAEFVNYSFDVCIEGKNVPRAFDLMLHNDKNTPPFPLMQPPVVAPHEDDEALPCPCCGEPQT
- a CDS encoding DUF6484 domain-containing protein; its protein translation is MAQDAPAKATTTVFSDDEPPIHGMRVGWVAGVDADGSVRIDFPANKHGPLLARTTVPLEPEQWQQAARERREVTLFFDDGRPSRPVLTGLLQPMPPTPLLDAMLAQRLPMASREAQVDGRRVLLEGRDEVVLRCGKATLILRADGRVILRGVEVLTEAEGVHRIRGGKVKIN
- a CDS encoding immunity 49 family protein, producing the protein MGTLELDITLGNLEEEIQDGLSRLREEGPDAATVLDVCARSRQLGCGLLLIDLDADGFQHALHQSALLYTWLLDQRATQPGLDTYYLCKSRASPLLDALALNQLTLARDMGAKLDTPWAPKMEPEEDFRYFDLLSGPLLERRQDAVRLAAFERCLEEPSTRFDVLSALMREDADAFWAALSALTREWEEGIEADRRQDALDAYFAQTEASIFVEGLALVRLAELWGIPARPRLPFMPAEAFRAPSAPLPEALEF
- a CDS encoding imm11 family protein yields the protein MARHEYFIFVVSDDRRVGTVENLDDAFEDYWMLSECMMLGDKYPPKISLSLSNKRGDMITDFVDNIHKAVLVSEKAKGIMEQAGLGPEQVEYLPFTLKDRKRKKVPEPYFIANALQSFDCFDWDRSEYGLYPNKRKVVSTSLSKLHVLEDKVPKDAMFFRLGELKNRILIRSDLLEKLRAADCTGISVAAMGEPLF
- a CDS encoding AHH domain-containing protein, with product MGRKKHVSWDFKVDYHQDDTTGCIWRHAPGYGTSACHYAMNGYQVSALRQDMYNKDHRQNALALGYVLDVSGDRRRRGDLILTSMISKEVGAKARSIQKPSEWREAFRKRFEGRFGGSIKWLSLNKEGWHYGYILPVEHVPRKHMQRQQPTFAVKNGAAGGYGAWYPYHHNYHHLIPQGALQEYVCGNDDKTKRRVDILCSSKWNINGQDNMVLLPQEISVSKIVELPAHCPWDMKEHVAYSSSMKDMLKDVKLKLDKAITTQACEDVDEVVVDLDFISNQILRQIKAMRPGRQIGRVITG